ACTTCCTCTGGTTGATGGCCCTTGCAGATCTGGGGAATGGGGAGACCATGTTACTTTACAAGCAGCAGCTGATAAGGTCTCATATGTCTAGACATCATTCTCATTTACTGTTCTGGTTCTTGTTCTTTATCACCTAAGTCAGTATGCTTTTTAGACATTATCAATGGATTTTGCAGTCGTGATATAGGATTGGAACATTTGCTTCTCTAGTTGAGTACTACCTCCGTCCCCTTTTACATGTCCTTTTGACCTTTTGCACGTACTTTGAGCTGCATGAAAAACATACTTTTCaactatattttttttaataatttttttgaatttaagTTTAGCATTTATACTTTTATTCACAtgaaaattcaaaaataatataCGGAAGTATGTTGTTTATGCACTTAGCACTTTAAAATACATGCAAAAAATCAACAGGACATGTAAGTGGGGATGCAGGGAGTAATATTAGATTTTTTATGTAGTCTGCATATGACATTTGCCAGATGGATAATAGTCATTTTTGACGTCTGCCGTGCAATTTACACTTgttgaaaaatattatgaaaggATAGCCAATAAATGGAATGGGGTAAAAGAAACGAAACCTAACTGTTTTTCAATGAATAGAATTTCAATGAGAACTTAAAGCTCACCTTCTCCCATTATATTTTGCTAGTCAAATACACAATGCATTCTTAGCAGTGAATAGAATTTCATCAGAACATAAAGCTCACCCTCTCCCATTATATTTGCTAGTCATACACACAATGCATGGTAAGTTAAAATTAATTGTAAATAGTTATTTTGAATATACATATAAATTTTCAGCTAAAAGAAAATAAGATATATCAAACATATAAATTTTAGTTGAATGTTAAGTTATCAGAAACTGCTTCATGAATTGTCTTAACAAAAATGCTTATGTATGTTATGACTTGTGCATATACTTTTTTTTTGGTAATGTGGATGCAATGTGTAATGTTAGCATGCTAATTACAAATGGATACTGTGTGAGAATGTGGCAGTTGTAAGTGTTACTTGATATTACTGCTGGTATGCAGAGAAGTAGAGAATAAGATGGTAGTGGTACATGTCACTGTGTCAACTTACAAGGTGCAATGATATAGATTCTCTAAAGAAATCATTAAGATATTTATATTTTTCCAATTTTTTCAATATCAGTTGGAATTGCTGAAAGCTCCCAGTGACAAACACTATTATCTAATAGTTGTTAGAATAACTATGTGTTTTGCAGTTTTAAAATAAGTCTCTTCGTGTTCAAAACCATCTTCTTGCATGCAACTTTTAAAAAAAACGAGCACATGACAGACGCTTACCAAAATTAAGTGTCAAACACTCTTATatcagtgtgtgtgtgtgtgtgattttGTTCAGGCGTACGATGATGTTTCTCCATTAAGCTGGAACTGATTGGTTATGATTTTACGTTGCTTTAGGACATAGTATCTTCAGTTTTCAATATAAAGTTGATACAGAAAGCACCCTTGCCACTTAGATTAAAGAAAAATGTAATTCTGAGGCTCCCTGTGCTTAGATAAAATTGTGCATAAGGTGAAGGACAGATACAAGTTTGTTATGCTTGGGTAGAAGATATTCAAAGGTTTAATTGAATAATAATAAGATCGTTTGGTCGTTCTCTTCCGTTATGATAGCCTGAGGTCAAGAAGACCTGTAGAATGTGTTTTAGTTTTAGGTGATGACACCTAGCATGTTTGAGTGGTAATATTCAGCTTATTGTTGTTCCCTATAATAGGAGGCGCGAGTACAATACTTCCAGAATGAGATTTTAAAAAAGTCAATTCTAGACTCTTGATTTTTCTTCATGACTACTATGCTTTCCTCTCCAAAAATATTCACCTCATATTTAAAACATCTTATATTATAGGGAATTCTGAGCAATGTTTCTTTGGGCTATGTAAGAAGAATTTTGGACTTTGTAATTTTGTAATATGATACATTATAATTTTGTTAGGTGAAACTTAATCTTGCAACAATGATTTGTTTTGGTTACTTATCGTTGGTTAAAGAGCGATTTTATATCTCCTTATTAACTTTTAtgataaaaaattatatttaaatcaTTTATGTGCAGTTTGCAGCAAAGATCTGTCTTTTGACTTCATTCAGAGATACTTGTTTTATTGAAATTGTTCCTCAATATCAGGAAGCTAAAAGAGGTAAGAGTGGCATACTACTATTACTTTACGTTAGATAATTAATGTTTACTTCATCCATTTGTAATTACCATGTTAAAGTTGGATGAGCTACATATGTTCATGTGACAATAtcagtaaaaaaaattattggccAAATACTTCGCAAAATCAAATGAAATATTATTTTGCAAAACTCGCAAGTGTAAGATGGAATGTGATCATACAAACCAACAAAAGCTGTTATATGACCCTGACTAAttacaacaatatatatatatatatatatattttttttttttatttttaattttagtaAATTAAGATTAAGCTCTTGATGGTTTAGGAAAATACTAAAAATCAGACCACACGAATATATAAAACTTTTTTGGGGTTCAGATATTTATGTATATAGGGAGGGTGAGCAAGGACTCAAACCAATAATGACCGTTGGCCACGAGGAATGGGGACACAGCCTTGTCACTAGGCTATGAATGAATGCTTGTATCAGCATATGTATTTAATTATGAAGTTCCCAGAACACTACCTTTTATTTTTGAAATGTATGATTCAGAACATGACGTTGGAAATTTAAAATTGTTATGGCGGTACAACAAAATTACTTGCCCTCCCTTGGTAGTCTAATACTCTTAACAACTGTTATAGGTCATATTTTTACCCCCTACAAAATTCCAAGTCATATAAAAGATGCGGAACCATGTGTCTATGTATTTTGTAGTATGCTGACTATTCAATTTTTTTGAAATTGGTTTTGACTATTGAGAGTTTCTCAGTTTATTGTTTGAACAACAATTTCAGTTGGTATAAACTACTTCATTTCTACTTATGCAGGGCTGTGGCTGAGTTTTTGGTCTGAGGTGCATTACAACTCGCTGTATGAAATTCAAGGTACATCATGACTAACTTGGTTGTTTGCTCCCCACTGAAAACTCTAcaagtaattttaaaaaatcgaaaaaaCCACAATTTAACTTAAATAAATAGGCTAAAAGACTAAATAGTGTTCTCTCTTTTGCAGCTGCTCCTGTGCAGGTAAAGCCAAAGAAGAAGCACTGGTTGTTTTAGAGTGATATATTGTACGGAATCTGTGTTTTTACTATAGATTAACATTAATATAGAATCTCATTGAGATATACATGAACTGGATGATCGAAATATGAAGTGTGCTGTACAGTTTGTATGAATGATTGAATTCAGGTTGACATTGGCTATGGGTTTTGCATCCATGTTAGTAGTTGGGAAATTGTTTCCCCCCGTCCCTCCCAAGTCTTGTTAGTAGTTTCATGTTGGTATTTTTCTCCTGCCATATGCATCACCTAGTTATTTGCAGTATAGAGAAAAGTCATTTTTGATTAAGTATTAGACAAGGAAAAGCTTGCATCCATGTTTTGGTTTACATTTTTCTTTTTCGTTTTTTTgccaaaataatattttattttcttaagAGCAAAGGATGAATATGGTGCATTTTAAAATTTCAGTTTGAACTATTATAATCAATAATTCAGATTACGTATATTGGAAGTGTGATTCATTTATTATAAAATCTATTGGTGTAAACTGCTACAGCTTTAGTTCTATTTTGTCGATCCGTAATGAATtttgatatcatataaattattATCTCTTTCGTTGAACAAAAATTGATAATTTCGATTTCGTTGGTCAAATGGATTGATGCGATTTGACTATcgaactaaaataaaaataaaaaacacaaATACTTTGATAATTATATACCTGACAAATTGACATTTTCctcacaatttttttttaatattatataatttttttaaacaaaaatattttgaattgaattttttaaatttgttcattgatttttttatttctacctttttaaataatataacttcatgataattatattaatacacgtatatgttcatatatttttaaaaatattatagcGATTTAATAGTTTTTTGGGAATAAAAATACAATGTTTATATTGTGTTGGAactttaataaaaatattattttagagaGTTTATTACTTAATCGATAAACTATAAGAGTTTTTTTGAAAAAGATAATAGTACTGATTGAACGGTATAGTTTATTGATCATTTATGtgtgttttaaaaataataataattatgtttAGTTAAAAGTTAATTTTTGGTTCATATCAATATGATACGAATTATGCTTAACtgatattaatttgatttatcccGTATTATTGgtttactttattttattttaacctgATGCCCATTACTACgaccaaattcaactaattaaatttagtgtaattttaattttttatgtcCGGATTAATAATCTATTGTTCTGGGGAACCACTTCACTCCCATATTTTAGTTACTTGGAATGGAACAATTATGAAGCTGCTGAGTGCTGCCCACTCAAATAATGATCTGGCATATATGTATAAAATTTGTCATGTAGCATTGACTATTGTGATTAGTTTAGCTAATATGCACAAATACCAGTAATTGTTTAGCAACAGGGGGTCACATCTAGTGGAGAAGACTTGCTACTTGCTACACATTGTTTATCTCTTTTATTTTACTTGCTGAAAATTGCAGCCTGCATTATTTGATACTTGGGGACCAAAAAACAATTTGTACATACCAAGAGCGCTATCCTTCCCATACATGTGCTATCAAGTCTCTAGGTAGCAAATTAACAGTCCGAGTTATGGACAATCTTATTCATGTATTAGTTTTACCACTTCCAGCACAAGGTCATGTAATTCCCATGATGGAGCTTGCCAGGAAACTTGCTGGTCATGGTTTCAGAGTCACGTTTGTTAACACGGACTTCATTCACAGTGTAGTCGTGAATGCATCAGCAAAAAATCAGGATGAAGATAATGGGATACTCCAGGTCTCAATCCCGGATGGACTTGAACCTTGTGACACCAGAACTGATTTTGGACGATTAGTTGAAGCGATGCAGAGAGTGATGCCTCAAAAGCTGAAGGAGCTGATTGAAAAGATGAATGATGATGGTATGAAAATCAAATGTGTTTTTGCTGATAATAGCATGAGTTGGGCTTTAAGAGTTGCAAACAAGATGGGAATTAAGGTAGTTGCTTTCTGTCCTGCACAAGTTACATCGCTGGCCTTGTTTTCAACTATTCCAAGGCTGATAAATGATGGAATTATAAGCCGGAAGGATGGTGATTTCTCATTTTATACGTTATTTGTTTCAGTTGTGCATTTTTATGTCATCGATAGAGCTTCTAACTATTCTTCATATTACTTGCAGGAAGTATACTGAGGCAACAACAGCTTCATTTGTCACCTACAATGCCAACTGTAAGTACTGCAACATTTCCATGGGTATGCTTTACGGATATGGCCTTGCAAAAAAGTGTTTTTGAACAATTTGTTGCCATTACCGAAGACTTGAAATATGCAGACAGAATAATATCCAATTCTTCCGAGGAGCTGGAGCCTGATACTTTTAAATCGTTTCCAAACATGTTGGCAGTTGGTCCACTTTCGGCAAGCAACAGGCTTGGAAATCAGAGAGGCAGTTTTTGGCCAGAAGATTTGGCCTGTTTGTCATGGCTTGATCACCAACCAGCCAACTCCGTGATTTATGTTGCTTTTGGAAGCACCACAATTCATGATCAACAACAAGTACAAAAAATTGCTTTAGGACTTGAACTAACAGGCAAGCCATTCCTTTGGGTTATCCGTCCAGGTATTGATAAGAAAGAAAACGAAGAATTGGCCTATTGTAAAGAACAAATAGAGCACCGTGGCAGAGTGGTCAGTTGGGCACCCCAGGAGAAAGTTCTACGACATCCGTCTGTGGCCTGTTTTATGAGCCATTGTGGATGGAATTCAACCATGGAAGGTATAAGCAACGGAGTACCTTTCCTCTGCTGGCCCTACTTTGCTGATCAATTTCTTAACGAGCGCGTCATTTGTGATGCTTGGAAGGTCGGATTGGGGCTCGAAAAGGATGAAAAAACTGGCATAGTCAGGAAAGATGAAATAGTGAACAAGGCAAATCAATTACTTGGTGACATGGATTATAAATCAAGGGCTATGGATATGAAAGAGAAGCTTGCGAAAAGTGTCAATGAAGGTAGCTCCCACAAGAATTGGAGAAATATCATTGAATGGATTAAGAATGATGGTGAGGTGAAAGTGACAAATGAAGATTGAGATAAATTTCAAGTTTAATATCTTCTTTTTATTCTCTTCTATATAAAAAATTTCATGGGATTCTAGTGGTGCTTATCGTACAATCTTATGTACTTGGTGTTTTGTTATGTACACAAGAATTGTTTGCTTTTCATCAATCACATATTTTCTACCTGATATCAATTTTTTATTACAAAACAGAAAGCAGTGTGCACAATAGATCAGTGGACAAGTCAGCATAGTTTTTAATTTAGTGAAGGTAAAAGTACAGTTACTCCCTTGCAAATTAGATATTGATGTATAATTAGTAGTGTACTGGTCATTAGTTTATAATCTTACATAATCAGGCATCCAACTGTATTTTCATCATTGAAATAATCTCCAAGTCCTGTTGTTGATGCCGGTGGCTGCACTGGTGGCTCCAACATTGTCTGCCCATAGTTGTAGGGTTCTGGGCTGCGAGTATATACTGGAGGATATACTGCACAGTATGGCAGGATAACTGGACCGCGAGCTGGTTCCACCATGTAATAGTACTGTGGTGTAAATGTATCCTGACTTATAACTTTGTATGCACCGTCATGAGTTGTGTAGCTAGGATGTATGAGAACTCCGCTTGCTTCTGGCTGATGGAGTAGCGGATTTCCAGTTCTTACCATTCCTGAGGTACCATAGAAGGTGTCATCTTTGTGATCCAATCCCTTATTGCCTGCTCCCTCCTTACTGACTACACTCTCAGTGTGTTTGTCGGTGCTTGTGGCTCGTTGTGTCTCCGAGTGATTCATTGGCTCATGACGCGTCTCTGAGTGATTCATTGTCTCACGACCAGAGGAAAGATTTTCTGTATCACTCTTCATTGACGGAGACATACTACTTTCCTTTTTTCCTTTTGTTGCATTTTGATTATTGCAGCTCCATATTTCCGCTTGTTTTCCAACTTTCGATAGTTTCTTGATTAATTTTTGCGGTTCTACATTCCCCAGGACTGTAACCTTCGGCTCCACAGTGTCGATTTCAACATTGAGAACCCCTGGTGCAAAGTTGAAAATTTAGCAGCAGAACATGAGGGGCAATAACAAAAAAACTGATGAACCATTTCTCCGTGCTCCATACCTTCTGTACTACGTAAtatcttcttcactttcttcctGCAACCGTCGCAGCAATGGACTGTAACTTTTAGCTCCACTCTCTGGAACAAAGGCACACAATTTGGTTTCAAACTACCAAGTAAGAAAACTATACTATGCAAAATTTATTGCAAAAGCAAAGCAAGATTGAGAGAAGAAACAGATCATGGTTTTCCACCTTTATATCGCCTTCCTTCGCCATGTAATGGAGGCTCTTAACCAGTAGAAGAGCTTCAAGAGAGAGCTTTCAAAGAGAAAACAGACCTCTGTTTGCGTCTTACATGTTGGAACATTTCTACTTGGTATTTATACACACTAATAATATTCAGTGGTCTCCAATCATATGTTAGTCAGATGACTGGTCAGGGATATTTTTATGGCTTTTCCTGTATTGTATTACATTTATAATTGTGTGCCTGATTTAGTTTTACTTCTTGGCCATTGAAAGCCGTCAAGGACATCTTATGATCAATCAGAAAAAGCAAGAAAGATGCAAATACctcttttatttgaataaatatttaGTTTACAAAGTACTTAATATGAACGAAGGCTACTAAATTCTCTTCGACGAATTATTTATTATCAAGTCGCTCTTAGTAACGGCAGTGGCAGGGCTTTAATTCATATTCTTGTTGTTACATAATCAGACTTTAATTCATATTTTTTTCTGTTAATTAATTCTTTCATCTAAACACACTTTACTTCTTATTTTTCTTCAATAAATAGTTTTTTCGTTTGAACAAAAATCACGATAACAATTTGCACTAAGACTCGAACATTCAACCTCGATATCTCATACACTACAACAAGATTAGGAATAATaatagttattaggaacaaaatTATGTGAGAAGTAAAAAAGTTGTACTTGTTTCTAGGATTATAAAATTGCAAAATAATTCAAAGAGGCAGCATATTGGAGGTGGGAATATATCTTTAATCTTGTGATTATGCTACTTGATTACTAATTTTCTTTGCTTTATAGTGAGTACTAATTACACCACTAGGAGGTCATAAACTAGTGTCTACAAATAAAAAAGAATTAGAACCTAACAGGTGGAATGATCAAAGTAATTGGAGTCATTAGTTTTTCGTAAAGTGAAATGGACGATGCATTTGAAATCTTTATAGAAGTTGAAGTTGACAAAATGAATAACGGTCTTTATTAGTCAATAACTCCAATAAAAAATGGTCTTTTTTATTGGTGAAATTGATGTGAATGCAGGAGGCCATTAACATTTATTATTCAACCACCAATAAGAAGAAGGTTAGTGACTATTGCGTGCTTTTGGGCCACCATAGAAAATCTCAATAAATAATAGCTGCAGGGGGCAGCTTTTTTTCTGTATAATGAGGAATATGTAGAGGGTGTAAATAAAGAGAGATGTTCATTCTTCCACTATACTCTATTGCTGCTACTAGGTGTATTTTCTTCTTTTCATTCGGTGGTTATTTAAGTTTTGTAATTACTTAGGGACGGTTGGACTTGGGCATCGGCCTTTAAGCAAAACCAAGCAAAGGCTTGTCATGCTTTCAAACTCAACGACGCAGCTACAGATGAACCACAGTGGATGAGCCAAAAGGGGATCGTTACTTTTTGCTcccgatttttttaaaaaaaacgaAGTAATTCAGAGATAAATTTCCTTCACTTCATTTTTGGAATgagaattttgaaaataaaatatactCTCTCTATTCCTCCAAATTATTATCATTTCCGAAAAAGTGTTCGACATACATTTTAAGATTAATATAAAATATAGTGCTATAAcctttttttataattttctttttctgaataaaagtttatacattttatttttatttagaaaatttttttttttaattttttttatagaactatactttttATTTATCTTAATATACGTATCAAACACTCTCtcataaacaataataattggGAGGAACGGAGGGAGTATCAAATTTGCATTCATCACTATTTAATTTCGTTTCTTTTTAAAATTCGGAAACAACACTGCGTGCTTTTCTTTCTCTTTAAAACTCGAAAATAAGGGGTTAAATTTCAAATTTCAAACTGAATTGGATTGTTTTGATTTAGTGATTTTGGGAGCAATTGCCATTCCTACTTGAAATCACTTAAATCAGGACAAAAGCATTTGCGTGTGATTTTGTTAAGACTGCCCTGTGGCTGTGATTCCTCTAGTCCCTGGACCAGCGTAGTTGAGCTTGCCATGGACTTAAATCACCTCTCGTTTCACTTCTTTACACATAAAAACCATATTTAGAACCATTTGAATGATACACCTCGGTAGCAATTAAAATCTATACAACTAAAATCATGGATATTGCTATCCAGAAAAAGCCTATCACTCAT
This sequence is a window from Apium graveolens cultivar Ventura chromosome 9, ASM990537v1, whole genome shotgun sequence. Protein-coding genes within it:
- the LOC141685058 gene encoding uncharacterized protein LOC141685058, whose translation is MDNLIHVLVLPLPAQGHVIPMMELARKLAGHGFRVTFVNTDFIHSVVVNASAKNQDEDNGILQVSIPDGLEPCDTRTDFGRLVEAMQRVMPQKLKELIEKMNDDGMKIKCVFADNSMSWALRVANKMGIKVVAFCPAQVTSLALFSTIPRLINDGIISRKDGSILRQQQLHLSPTMPTVSTATFPWVCFTDMALQKSVFEQFVAITEDLKYADRIISNSSEELEPDTFKSFPNMLAVGPLSASNRLGNQRGSFWPEDLACLSWLDHQPANSVIYVAFGSTTIHDQQQVQKIALGLELTGKPFLWVIRPGIDKKENEELAYCKEQIEHRGRVVSWAPQEKVLRHPSVACFMSHCGWNSTMEGISNGVPFLCWPYFADQFLNERVICDAWKVGLGLEKDEKTGIVRKDEIVNKANQLLGDMDYKSRAMDMKEKLAKSVNEGSSHKNWRNIIEWIKNDGEVKVTNEDSSVAIKIYTTKIMDIAIQKKPITHVVCMPYPAQGHVTPMLKLAKLLHNRGFYITFVHTHFNYNRLLKSGGLNSLSAKPNFRFETIPDGLPPPENPDATQNTIELCVSTSVNCLAPFRDVVARLNDSPDVPPVTCIISDANMSFTLDVSEELGIPNVFFWTVNAFTLMCYLHYSRIRDFALQRASTCSLKNEHLDHIIDWLPAIGNVRLRDTPSLIWEPVLPDYFVEFCIREISRTHKASAVILNTFDALESDIVCQISTVINLPVYSIGPVHGLFKSLSSDDDTKSIKSNLWKEDSNCIEWLDSKEAGSVVYVNFGSITVMSPQHLQEYAWGLANSMHNFLWIIRPDLVTGDSQVLPPDFITQTEGRGFLASWCDQQQVLSHLSIGGFLTHCGWNSTLESLSAGVPMICWPFFSDQLSVRHCVCKMWEVGVEVEEDVKREGVEKMVRELMEEDKGKEIKKRALEWKSKSDKAILGSSYLNLDRMVNEVILSQVGNK
- the LOC141683265 gene encoding uncharacterized protein LOC141683265; translation: MAKEGDIKRVELKVTVHCCDGCRKKVKKILRSTEGVLNVEIDTVEPKVTVLGNVEPQKLIKKLSKVGKQAEIWSCNNQNATKGKKESSMSPSMKSDTENLSSGRETMNHSETRHEPMNHSETQRATSTDKHTESVVSKEGAGNKGLDHKDDTFYGTSGMVRTGNPLLHQPEASGVLIHPSYTTHDGAYKVISQDTFTPQYYYMVEPARGPVILPYCAVYPPVYTRSPEPYNYGQTMLEPPVQPPASTTGLGDYFNDENTVGCLIM